A single window of Haloferax marinisediminis DNA harbors:
- a CDS encoding HdeD family acid-resistance protein, which translates to MSSETTDSPTSGSAESMPNTVQTNWRWLVVAGAVIALIGVLAMFAPFVTGVSLSLLIGLFLIATGILDFVGIFRARRWTGAVWQLILGVVTLAAGVILLLNPVFGLVTLTLLVIAYLLVSGVIQTVMGFRLRGEPNWFLAIVSGVIGILLAVMLWAGFPSTALWAVGLLFGVNLLVNGVSMALLAYSARNMTIPAEMEQAAEAGGI; encoded by the coding sequence ATGAGTTCTGAAACGACCGACTCTCCAACATCCGGCTCAGCAGAATCGATGCCGAACACGGTACAGACGAACTGGCGGTGGCTGGTCGTCGCAGGCGCCGTCATCGCCCTCATCGGCGTCCTCGCGATGTTCGCGCCGTTCGTGACGGGCGTCTCGCTATCGCTCCTCATCGGTCTCTTCCTCATCGCAACGGGGATTCTCGACTTCGTCGGGATATTCAGAGCGAGAAGGTGGACCGGCGCAGTTTGGCAACTCATCCTCGGTGTCGTCACGCTTGCCGCCGGCGTGATTCTGCTTCTCAACCCAGTCTTCGGACTGGTGACGCTGACCCTCCTCGTCATCGCGTACTTACTGGTTAGCGGAGTGATTCAGACCGTGATGGGGTTCCGTCTCCGTGGTGAACCGAACTGGTTCTTGGCCATCGTGAGTGGCGTCATCGGGATCCTCCTCGCCGTGATGCTCTGGGCAGGGTTCCCATCGACTGCACTGTGGGCCGTTGGTCTGTTATTCGGAGTAAACCTGCTCGTAAACGGCGTTTCGATGGCACTGCTCGCCTACAGCGCGCGAAACATGACCATCCCTGCCGAAATGGAACAAGCCGCAGAAGCAGGGGGCATCTAA
- a CDS encoding DUF1269 domain-containing protein, with product MSSSLIVLAFDTLEGAKEARDELYDLQKQELIQLDDAAVVVRKENGKVKVDQAVSLVGTGALGGAFWGMLIGLLFLAPWLGLAVGAVTGALSGKFADYGIDDDFIKEVGDTIEPGHSALFLLVRSAQGERVVPELESLAPKVLRTNLSPEQEDQLREAFGQEPTAA from the coding sequence ATGAGTAGTAGTTTGATAGTGCTCGCGTTTGACACTCTAGAAGGTGCCAAAGAGGCGCGTGACGAGTTGTACGACCTACAGAAGCAGGAACTAATTCAATTGGACGACGCGGCGGTCGTCGTCCGGAAAGAAAATGGGAAGGTGAAGGTAGACCAAGCAGTGAGTCTGGTTGGAACTGGTGCGCTCGGTGGAGCGTTCTGGGGGATGCTCATTGGCCTCCTCTTCCTCGCCCCGTGGCTTGGACTGGCAGTCGGTGCAGTAACAGGTGCGCTCTCCGGAAAATTTGCTGACTATGGTATCGACGACGACTTCATCAAAGAGGTAGGCGACACAATCGAACCCGGTCACTCTGCGTTGTTCCTCCTCGTTCGCAGTGCACAGGGTGAACGCGTCGTCCCCGAACTCGAATCGCTCGCGCCCAAGGTTCTCCGGACGAACCTCTCACCGGAACAAGAAGACCAGCTTCGCGAGGCGTTCGGTCAGGAACCAACCGCTGCATAA
- a CDS encoding AI-2E family transporter: protein MTRRVVDLRLSRERAGLWALVLVLFGLVVYVGWRFVGAFVLGLFLYYVTRPIHVRISHRVPQRTLSVTLALVSVAIPVLALVVWTATVAIRGIRDLLGTNGTAQPIPGLDTVPTLADLTEFSEETLRALITDPSGLLTNGFGQSLLGVLDTISGSLAVVVNAGLQMFIALIVVFFLLRDDYRVAAWARSTLVKDGSVIESYLKAVDRDLTQVYFGNILNAVITGALGAATYTVLNLVAPETVRIPEPALVGLLTGVGSLIPVIGIKIVWVPVGLILLADALITDPSALWFVALFAIVSVVIVDTLPDQLLRPYVSGRSLHVGAVMLAYTIGPLLFGWYGVFLGPLLLIAVVECARHVLPAVVGGTPATGETFVEPEDLDELTAEPTSNPDENDGGSPTRSGGPEDDQDGSVVSD from the coding sequence ATGACCCGACGAGTCGTAGACCTGAGACTGTCCCGGGAACGAGCAGGCCTGTGGGCCCTCGTCTTGGTTCTGTTTGGGTTGGTCGTGTACGTCGGGTGGCGGTTCGTCGGCGCGTTCGTCCTCGGACTGTTCCTCTACTACGTGACGCGTCCGATTCACGTACGTATCAGTCACCGTGTCCCACAACGAACACTCTCTGTGACGTTGGCACTCGTCAGCGTTGCCATCCCTGTGTTAGCGTTGGTCGTGTGGACGGCCACTGTCGCGATTCGGGGGATTCGCGATTTGCTCGGGACGAACGGAACTGCACAACCAATCCCAGGGCTCGACACAGTCCCCACACTGGCAGACCTCACCGAATTCAGTGAAGAAACGCTCCGTGCACTCATCACCGACCCATCTGGGTTGTTGACAAATGGATTTGGACAGAGTCTCCTCGGCGTGTTGGATACCATCTCGGGTTCACTGGCAGTCGTGGTGAACGCCGGCCTCCAGATGTTCATCGCGCTCATCGTCGTGTTCTTCCTCCTTCGAGACGATTACCGAGTCGCGGCGTGGGCCCGTTCGACGTTGGTCAAAGACGGAAGCGTCATCGAATCGTATCTCAAGGCCGTCGACCGTGACCTCACGCAAGTGTACTTTGGGAACATCCTCAACGCCGTCATCACGGGTGCACTCGGCGCAGCAACGTACACCGTCCTCAATCTCGTCGCCCCAGAGACTGTCCGAATCCCCGAACCAGCACTGGTCGGGCTACTGACTGGTGTCGGGAGTCTCATTCCTGTCATCGGTATCAAAATCGTCTGGGTCCCAGTTGGGCTGATACTGCTGGCCGACGCGCTCATAACGGACCCGTCTGCGCTCTGGTTCGTCGCCTTGTTCGCCATCGTCTCTGTCGTCATCGTTGACACGCTGCCGGACCAACTCCTCCGACCGTACGTCTCAGGTCGGTCGCTTCACGTGGGTGCAGTCATGTTAGCGTACACGATTGGTCCACTCCTCTTCGGGTGGTACGGGGTGTTCTTAGGGCCGCTTCTGCTCATCGCCGTCGTCGAGTGTGCGCGGCACGTTCTCCCAGCAGTCGTCGGCGGAACGCCTGCTACGGGAGAGACGTTCGTGGAGCCGGAGGATTTAGACGAACTCACAGCGGAACCGACATCGAATCCCGACGAAAACGACGGTGGAAGTCCAACACGTTCGGGTGGCCCTGAAGACGACCAAGACGGGTCAGTCGTCTCAGACTAA